The Gossypium hirsutum isolate 1008001.06 chromosome D06, Gossypium_hirsutum_v2.1, whole genome shotgun sequence genome contains the following window.
TCAAAGGTTCTTGATGGCTGAGCTGCAACATGATTTAAACAATTAGTAGTAAACTGTTTCAACATTGAAGAGATAAAAGATACCTGAGCTGAGAGTGAAGTGAGGGAATCTACTTCATGCACTCCAGCTACTCGTTTTCTTGAAGCTTCTCAATTAGTTGACCACTGGTAGTTGTTACTGACTATTCTCTCAACGATCTCGTAAGCTTCATTATAAGACTTTGATAAGAGAGCACCAttcgcagaagcatctaccacCAACCTTGTATGTGCGTTGAAACCGTTATAAAATGTCTCTAATTGGATGCAATGTGGAATCCCGTGGTATGGGCATTGACGTAGTAGTTGCTTGAATTTTTCCCAAACCTCGTATAAGGATTCATCATCCATTTGCTGAAAAGTGGTGATCTCATTCCGTAACTTAGCATTTTTACTAGGTGGGAAATATTTTATTAGAAAGCATTCTGCTAATTCTTACCAAGTAAAAATTAAATGTGGAGGCAACAAATtaagccatgctcgtgctcgatctcacGACAAGTACGAAAATAACTTCAATCTCAATACATCTTCAATTACATCGACTATCTTAaaggaatcactcacctccatgaaTAGTCGAAGGTGAAGGTGTGGATTTTCTGTTGGCATTCTACAAAATTGGCTCATTgtttgaagcatctggaacatcaCAGGCTTCAATTTAAAATACGATACCTCGATCTTCGATCTTCTAATTCCCAGATTTAACTCATTAAAAAGAGGCACAGTGTCCTGTCTTATAGctcgatccctatcatcggcaatAAGGATTGGATTATGAACATTAGCGGCTTCATTCCCTTAAACATCATTTTGATTTTCAAGCTTCATTTTTGTGGCTTGTCTTTGGGCTAATCTTTCTCGTCTTCTTATTGAAATGTCTGCTCGATTTTAAGGTGTACAAGAAGTAGACTAATAAtacgatctatgctcataaacacttgaaaaataaatcacaataaataaagaataaagaattgaataaataaaaataaataaatcaaatttcaagaaataatttcacaaataatgattaaattaacagTCCCCGGCAATGACGCCAAAAAATTATAAGtgtgtaggtttgtgcaagtattatcgtctccacagggactatgtttaatttgataattggAAAATTATTATTCACAAGTTGGTtaagaaaaacacaataattttgagTGATAggtgtcaaattaaattaattaactacatgcaagttaacctaaatgcaaatgaaatgaaatgcaaGGTGTTGGTTTAGCAACAATTTTCACGAGTTAataacaataacatgaataagctagaaTAATTACAACATTTGACCCAATTAAtttttcatcatgcttaacaatgtttGGAAAATATTCTATGGCAACTCGACCATTTATTAACTAGGAATCTAATATAAGTTCAACTaaatcttatacttagaaaaatatacataaacCAATGTCATAATTTAACTGTggattccttagaatttatgCGAAGTAACAGGCACGAATTagatttgaaacaatttaatcacataaatctaaagttatgcaaggtaataagttcTCTTAGTCTGTTACGAACCTCTAATTTATTCTTATTAGGaaataaattaagcatgcatctTCCAATTATTGTGTCCATTAGCTATCATATGATTAGGATTGACTAATTAATTCTaatacattcaaacatattttaatgcttGAAATACATAATGATTTTAATGGAAGCATAAACAACTAAGGCACAAAACAtcataagcatgaatcaaatgaactttatcaaattaatgtaatcattttagctaaaacaaaattaagtcatcatttttaatggaaaaacatcaaaacaatttgcaaacattttgaataaaataagatTAAGGAAGAAAAAACTCTTGATGATTTTGGTGGTTCTCCGAAGACCAATCGTGGTGGCTTCCTCCAATTCTTGTGATTGTAAAATGCTCCTCAAGGTGGCCAGCCAAGAGTGGTTTTCCTCAAGGGAAAATGCTAGCTAAAAGAGATGGCAGAATGGGAAGGCTTATCCGTGGAAGggagaaagatgagaaatattgTGAATTGAGGGATGAGTGAATGATGATGGATGATTGAATGAGAAGTGATGGGTGGTATCTATAGTAGAGGGATGTCATaggagtttgctaaaaatagcttgaAGGATCCCTTGCTTTTCTCCTTTGCTTGGTCGGCCATAAAATGTGGAAAGGGAGGTTGATGGTTTACTTGATTCATGCTtgatttcatgcatgaatcatgcaaggGGTTGGACGGTTTCTTGGGTATTAGTCGGGAGCTAATTTCTGATTCTTTCACAAGTGCGAGGGCCTCCAAATTAATTATCCCAAAAGCTAATTTAGGCTGCTCTTGATGGCTTACCGATTTTGGGCCATTCTCCCCACCCTTATTGGACGATTTTGACAACCTAATTGAGAGCAGACTTCAGTCTTTTCAACAAACTATATTTCAAATTGGGTTGAATTGGATTTGTGAGTCCAATTTAATGAGTTTGTCGTTCACATGGAGTGAAAATTAACTTGTGCCCATGTGATATAATTAGCTCCCATATTTGTTAATTCAATGGTTCATCTACTACAATTTAAGTACAGATATTAGCATATAGTATAAGATagttaaattatgtaaaattaatacataaattcataaaattgcATACTTTACTAAAATTATGCCTATTACCTCAATATGACAAAAATTACCCAATTAAATATCCAAATACTTGGGATTAATATAAAttctaagtaaaaaggtgatataaACAACTATAAAAAATCTATAATAATCTAGAATTTACAGCATGTCGACAAGTATCCTACTCTAGGGTTAACACGTGATTTCTAGATGTGGGTTCGCCTACATGGTAATGCAAACCCACATTGTGCAGTCTCATAGAAAGGTGTGAGCACCTTACATGCGAATCCAAAGTGCGAACCACGTAAAATATAGGTCAGGATCCAATCCAGTAATCTTGTAACAGATCGGTCATATTAAGTATCATAACAATTACATAAAGTGAAATTAACCCGTTTAGCAAAATACCGCCAAATATGAAAGAGATGACCATAATTGTCATTAATATTCTATAAATCAGTAATTATCATCATTTAATATCAAatgtatttattaatgatatataatCTGAAATAGCCGTCAACATCTTTTAATAAAGTAGTAAAACTCGGAGATTTGGGCATATATACATTTTTCAGAAATCGATAAAATTGCATGGGAAGAAAAGGGGAAGCCCATGCCCCTTGTGTTACCATACAACACCAAAATATGATTCGGATGGTGTGTTTTACTTCAGTAGACACTCACAATATTACAAATATTTGGAGTTCATGGATTCGGAAGAATTTAGATGTAAAAATACAAGTTTGAGATTAAATAGACTCTTTCATGTATCCTTAAGGattaataatataatacattCTCGTAtcatttatgaaataaaaataataaaaattttgtaaaaatataaatctCTAGATTCaaatttttatgtaattattaaattttaaatttaatctataGACCCAAAActtgatataaaatattattttatattattcatgcacaaataatacataaaatattatttttataaccaACAAATATTAATGTACTGATGATAAtgtaaattgtatttttttttaattttaaatttaaattttaaaattaatattattaaaaaaataattataaattttaaaatgtttaatttttatgtaccgtgaaatcttaaaataaatatgaaagattaaaaatatatatattgtttgaaGTAACCCTTACGTCGCTAACATCACAACCCAAAATACACACTTATACAGAACATCTCATCAAACATTCTCTTTCTCTTCTCTATAAAACACTCCAACAAATTAAGTTCggtcataatttatttttattctctaaagttttttttttttttaattctgttgCTTCAAATGGAAAAGCACCAAATCTCCATAGCTTCATCGTCAACTTCAGCGTCGCTGCCGCCAACAACGTTCGTTGAGGCTGATGCAAACACCTTCAAAGATTTGGTCCAGAAACTCACAGGATTCACCAGCGATACAGAGAAACTCCCAGTCACAAGTCTTCCCGGAAGGGTTTCCTCAAAACCTTGCAGTGATCACCACCCAACAGCACCACGCCGTCCACCGTTCAAGCTCCAAGAACGTAGACAACAACATGCCATAAGAAAACTCGAGATCAAGCTCGGCCTCACCACGCTACGTAACTCGCCTGGTGGCAGTCACTGCGTCTGCGTCTGCCAAGCTCGTGGGCTCGACTCGCCAGTTCCCAGTCCGGTGACTCCACTAGGGTCAGAACCACTCTTTTACTCGAGTTCCGGCACCGTATCACCGTCGTCTCCGGCAGTTTCAGAAGAGGAAAAGGCGATTGCAGAGAAGGGTTTTTACTTGCACCCATCAACATTAAATACACATAGAGGAAACCGATCACCGGAGCTGTTAACTCTTTTTCCACTTAGTTCACCTA
Protein-coding sequences here:
- the LOC107900360 gene encoding VQ motif-containing protein 33, with product MEKHQISIASSSTSASLPPTTFVEADANTFKDLVQKLTGFTSDTEKLPVTSLPGRVSSKPCSDHHPTAPRRPPFKLQERRQQHAIRKLEIKLGLTTLRNSPGGSHCVCVCQARGLDSPVPSPVTPLGSEPLFYSSSGTVSPSSPAVSEEEKAIAEKGFYLHPSTLNTHRGNRSPELLTLFPLSSPSQDEKRD